The following proteins are encoded in a genomic region of Pyxicephalus adspersus chromosome 9, UCB_Pads_2.0, whole genome shotgun sequence:
- the LOC140337655 gene encoding solute carrier family 22 member 6-A-like isoform X3 yields MLKWDLVCSNKHRRQLAQSLYMAGVLVGAIILGGLSDRYGRRALLIWSYLQMAISGVCTAFSPNYLSYCVFRFLSGMALSGIGLNTTALIVEWVPTNVRTITGTLAGYSYTVGQLLLAGLAYGIRDWRWLQLSVSLPFFVYFLYSWWFPESARWLVLSGKPAKAVSQMKRVGTFNGKKEEAEKITLETLKADMMKEVACGNSSYTVFDLVRSSTVRRISFAVSFVWFSTSFAYYGLAMDLQKFGVSIYLIQVIFGAVDFPAKLVSTTCMIYIGRRVTQFFSLFLGGLAILANIFVPTELQTLRTSLAVFGKGCLAASFSCVFLYTTELYPTVIRQSGLGLGSTMARLGGIVAPLVKMLGEFYPFLPLLIYGGAPIVSGLLVYFLPETVNKPLPDTIEEVEEGNKDSVKKEKKEIVPLQTAKTNPVREVV; encoded by the exons ATGGTCGAAGAGCATTGCTAATTTGGTCATATCTACAAATGGCCATCAGTGGGGTCTGTACTGCCTTCTCGCCAAACTACCTCTCCTATTGTGTATTTCGTTTTCTCAGTGGAATGGCTCTGTCTGGAATTGGGCTAAACACTACCGCTTTAA TTGTAGAATGGGTTCCAACCAATGTTCGTACAATCACTGGCACCCTGGCAGGGTATTCATATACCGTTGGACAACTCCTTCTGGCAGGTTTAGCGTATGGCATCAGAGACTGGCGATGGCTGCAGCTTTCTGTTTCCTTACCGTTTTTTGTGTACTTCCTTTACTCCTG GTGGTTTCCTGAGTCTGCCCGATGGCTTGTTCTCTCTGGCAAACCTGCCAAGGCAGTCAGTCAGATGAAGAGGGTGGGCACATTcaatggaaagaaagaagaagctgAGAAAATAACTTTAGAG aCATTAAAAGCTGATATGATGAAAGAGGTGGCTTGTGGGAATTCATCTTATACAGTGTTTGATTTGGTCCGAAGCAGTACTGTGCGCAGAATATCCTTTGCTGTGAGCTTTGTGTG GTTCTCCACTAGTTTTGCCTATTATGGCTTAGCAATGGACCTACAAAAATTTGGAGTCAGCATCTACCTTATCCAGGTTATCTTTGGGGCTGTCGATTTTCCAGCCAAGCTAGTTTCTACCACATGCATGATCTACATTGGCCGAAGAGTCACACagttcttttctcttttccttgGAGGACTGGCAATTTTAGCTAACATCTTCGTACCAACTG AGCTGCAGACACTGAGGACCAGTCTAGCAGTGTTTGGAAAAGGCTGTTTGGCTGCTTCATTtagttgtgtttttctttatacCACTGAACTCTATCCTACAGTAATCAG ACAGAGTGGTCTTGGTTTGGGCAGTACCATGGCACGACTGGGTGGCATTGTGGCTCCTCTAGTGAAGATGCTGGGTGAATTCTATCCTTTCTTACCATTGCTCATATATGGAGGGGCACCTATTGTATCTGGACTACTAGTATATTTCTTACCTGAAACGGTTAACAAACCACTACCAGACACCATTGAAGAAGTGGAAGAAGG GAACAAAGACTCagtgaaaaaggagaaaaaggagaTTGTGCCTCTGCAGACAGCAAAAACCAACCCTGTGCGTGAGGTTGTATGA